The following are encoded together in the Coffea arabica cultivar ET-39 chromosome 1c, Coffea Arabica ET-39 HiFi, whole genome shotgun sequence genome:
- the LOC140004911 gene encoding uncharacterized protein yields MITLMVTVGQAPKCRTIPVNFVVVKQQSSYNVFLGRPALNALRTIPSTLHLSVKFPTPGGIAEVHGDPEVARAFYLATLRWPEKVVVQTTCLEPYIPGDETQQVSTQDEIEEFPLREERPDQVLRIGALLPAEEKEGLKALLRETAPDLGETLFLYLSACNEAVSAVLVREDGGAQRPVYYVSRALQGPETRYTPAEKLVPALVHAARKLRPYFQAHSIAVLTDQPLRQILTKPEVSGRMIKWAVELAEHDISYQPRTAIKAQALADFLADGAGLTLTELDSPSKDVRPKKPWVLFVDGASSKEGSGAGLLLISPTGEELTYALRLDFPASNNEAEYEALLAGLRIAHQMGISAIQVRSDSQLVVLQVLGEYEAKEEVMKKYLAKVREAVALFDTFQIERVPRSQNKRADALSKLASSSFAHLSKEVLVEVVKQKSIHQVQVLAIDSSATWMAPLIDFLSSGALPENKTEARRIQLRTAKYAYAGRTLYRRSYLSPWLKCVTPDEGNYVLREVHEGICAAHVGSRVLAKKCLLLGYYWPSVFRDAAELVQKCRACQVHASLRHQPAREMIPIHSPWPFA; encoded by the coding sequence ATGATCACCCTGATGGTCACGGTAGGGCAGGCCCCCAAATGCCGAACCATCCCTGTCAATTTCGTGGTGGTCAAGCAGCAATCCTCATACAACGTGTTCCTGGGTCGGCCAGCTCTGAACGCCCTCCGGACTATTCCGTCTACCCTCCATCTCAGTGTGAAGTTCCCCACCCCAGGAGGGATAGCCGAGGTGCACGGTGACCCAGAGGTGGCCAGAGCATTCTACTTGGCCACGCTCCGCTGGCCGGAGAAGGTGGTCGTCCAGACGACCTGTTTGGAGCCCTACATCCCGGGGGACGAGACCCAGCAGGTGAGTACGCAGGACGAAATTGAGGAATTCCCCTTGAGGGAGGAACGACCCGACCAGGTCCTCCGCATCGGGGCATTGCTGCCAGCCGAGGAGAAGGAAGGCTTGAAGGCCCTGTTGAGGGAGACCGCCCCGGACCTAGGGGAGACCTTGTTCCTATACCTGTCTGCCTGCAACGAGGCCGTCAGCGCGGTCTTGGTGCGGGAGGACGGGGGGGCTCAGAGGCCGGTGTATTACGTCAGCCGCGCTCTACAAGGGCCAGAGACGAGGTACACGCCGGCGGAGAAGCTGGTCCCGGCCTTGGTGCACGCTGCTCGCAAGCTCCGCCCCTACTTCCAAGCTCACAGCATTGCAGTCCTGACCGACCAGCCCTTGCGTCAGATACTCACCAAGCCCGAGGTCTCGGGCAGGATGATCAAGTGGGCCGTGGAGCTGGCCGAGCACGACATTAGCTATCAACCTCGTACAGCTATCAAGGCTCAGGCCTTGGCCGACTTCCTCGCTGATGGGGCCGGCTTGACCCTGACCGAGCTAGACTCCCCGAGCAAGGATGTACGGCCAAAGAAGCCTTGGGTGCTGTTCGTAGACGGTGCCTCCAGTAAGGAAGGAAGCGGAGCAGGTCTGCTGCTCATCTCGCCAACCGGGGAAGAACTGACCTACGCCCTCCGATTGGACTTCCCCGCGTCCAACAACGAGGCCGAGTACGAGGCCCTGCTCGCAGGGTTGCGGATAGCCCACCAAATGGGGATCTCCGCGATCCAAGTTAGGAGCGACTCCCAACTCGTCGTCCTTCAAGTCCTCGGGGAGTACGAGGCCAAGGAGGAAGTCATGAAGAAATATTTGGCCAAGGTGCGAGAGGCGGTAGCCCTATTCGATACTTTTCAAATCGAGCGGGTGCCAAGGTCGCAAAACAAACGTGCAGACGCCCTATCAAAGCTGGCCTcttcttcatttgcacacctgAGTAAGGAGGTTCTGGTAGAGGTGGTAAAACAGAAAAGTATCCACCAGGTCCAGGTTCTAGCTATAGACAGCTCGGCCACCTGGATGGCACCCCTCATAGACTTCCTCAGCTCAGGAGCCCTCCCAGAGAACAAAACCGAGGCCCGCCGGATCCAGCTCAGAACTGCCAAGTACGCCTACGCTGGGAGAACCCTCTACAGGAGGTCGTACTTATCTCCCTGGCTAAAGTGCGTGACGCCCGATGAAGGTAACTATGTCCTCCGCGAAGTGCATGAAGGGATATGTGCGGCACATGTGGGGTCCCGAGTGCTGGCCAAAAAATGCCTTCTCCTAGGTTACTATTGGCCCTCCGTCTTCCGAGACGCCGCAGAGCTGGTGCAGAAATGCCGAGCTTGCCAGGTTCATGCCTCATTGCGCCACCAGCCAGCTCGGGAAATGATTCCCATCCACAGTCCCTGGCCTTTCGCCTAA
- the LOC140004919 gene encoding uncharacterized protein, which yields MTRLESAQSSWLDELPSVLWAYRTTPRTATHETPFSLTYGVEAVVPAEIGLPSPRTQNFVAGTNEEELRYSLDILEARREEAAVRMAKYKSQLARYHNARVRTTQYQLGDLVLRKNSVSRAHGSNKLDPNWEGPYKVLERRLDQGAQSSAL from the exons ATGACCAGGTTGGAGTCAGCCCAATCGAGCTGGCTGGATGAGCTCCCCAGTGTCCTCTGGGCTTACCGCACCACGCCCAGGACGGCCACCCACGAGACCCCGTTCTCCTTGACTTACGGAGTAGAGGCGGTGGTGCCTGCGGAGATTGGGCTCCCCTCGCCCCGGACACAGAACTTCGTTGCGGGGACCAATGAAGAAGAGCTGCGGTACAGCTTGGACATACTGGAGGCTAGGCGTGAGGAAGCAGCGGTACGGATGGCTAAGTACAAAAGCCAACTCGCCCGCTATCATAACGCCCGAGTAAGAACCACACAGTACCAGCTGGGGGACCTTGTCCTGAGGAAGAACTCCGTTAGCCGGGCTCACGGCTCCAACAAGCTCGACCCAAACTGGGAGGGCCCATACAAGGTCCTTGAG CGTAGGTTAGACCAGGGTGCTCAGTCGTCTGCTCTCTGA